One stretch of Streptomyces peucetius DNA includes these proteins:
- a CDS encoding SDR family NAD(P)-dependent oxidoreductase has product MDLSATKARLREYEDRASEPLAIVGMSCRYPGGVTSPDDLWAMVTEGRIGTSEFPADRGWDLDRLYNPDPDNPGTAYTREGGFVEGAGEFDAEFFGLSPREAMAMDPQQRLLLEAAWEAFEDAGIDPTSLRGSDTGVFCGVMYQDYGFVAGTSARRSEIEGYLTISSAGSVASGRISYTFGFEGPAVTVDTACSSSLVAMDVAAKALRSGECSMALVGGVTVLARPNVFIEFSRQRGISPDGRCRSYAAAANGTGWAEGVGLVLLERLSEARRKGHRVLAVLRGSAVNQDGASNGLTAPNGPSQERVIRQALANAGLRPSEVDAVEGHGTGTKLGDPIEAQALLATYGRERDGSGALMLGSVKSNIGHTQAAAGVAGVIKMVMAMRHGVLPATLHVDEPSPHVDWASGEVELLTEAREWPASEQRPRRAGVSSFGVSGTNAHVILEEAPAEESVDAPVEATESPVVPVLVSARSEAALREQADRLRAYLIAEPEVSVADTAFSSVTTRAQLEHRAVVVATDRGALLSGLSALSSAEPAGHVVEGRAVGGKPVFVFPGQGAQWAGMAVELLDSSSAFAEQMAACDEALSAFVDWRVVDVLREVEGAPSLERVDVVQPVLWAVMVSLAGLWRAHGVEPSAVVGHSQGEIAAACVAGGLSLEDGARVVALRSRLVRERLAGLGGMVSVALPVERVEELLLPFEGRVSVAAVNGPAAVVIAGEPGALDEIVAGCERESIRARRVAVDYASHSVQVETIEAELLKVLAPLTPVSGRVPFYSTAMGGFVDTATLDGSYWYGNLRGRVGFEPAVRALADNGTGCFLEMSPHPVLAMAVEETLTAHGVQDRVGVVGSLRRGEGGLRRFLLSLSEAHTAGIQVDWTVLFDGSGAKRVELPTYAFQRERYWLTSTVGAGDAAAAGLVRVDHPVLGAAVQIGDRDEWVFTGRISQDTQPWTRDHMVFGMVLVPGAALVKMAIAAGRQVGCPVLGELVLEAPLVLSEDAALHVQVTVAGAAQDGRREVAIYSRPEGMTEEELREATCHGRGWLTPQADPTVPFPAQWPPAGAHPVAVDTLYPRLADIGLDYGPLFQGVRAAWRAGDDVYTEIALPDDTDSAGFGCHPALFDAALHGGMLSKEAGSSVDLPFSWSGVRLGEVGVTRARVRIAPAGNSALRIDVVAESGATVLAVDALGLRPLDPVQLDRAQGTKNSLFQVDWAEIQAAPAASARVEVLGEEFADLQALELALAEGARAPEVVVALMGAHTGEVAESVRAAAAEALALVQRWLASEWLGEARLIVATRNGIGVGDEVPDVAHAPVWGLVRSAQSEHPGRFLLVDLDDNEVPEWGSLLGLDEPQLAVRGGRLLAPRLGRAGASLPAGEAWRLAVGRAGSLEDLALVPSEGGRALGVGEVRVGVRAAGVNFRDVLIALGMYPGEAPLGSEAAGVVLEVGAGVTDLKPGDRVFGLITDAFGPVAVADRRTIVPMPSCLTFAQAAAVPVVYLTAYYGLVDLAGLHSGERLLVHAAAGGVGMAAVQLARHFGADVFATASAHKWHAVRELGVADERITSSRDLAFREAYLELTGGQGVDIVLNALAGEFVDATLDLLPRGGRFIEMGKTDIRDPEVIAGAHPGVRYRSYDLLEAGPARIQEMLTEITALFEQGVLTPSPIRTWDVRRGREALRFLREGHNIGKVVLTVPQSLDPDGTVLITGGTSGLGALFAKHLAEHHGAQQLLLVSRRGAAADGVAELVAELAAAGATVRVEACDVSDRNQLAGLLASLEQPLTAVVHAAGVLDDGVIEAMTAEQIERVMRPKINAAWNLHELTADLELSAFVLFSSAAAQLGNPGQANYAAANAALDALAAKRRSQGLPATSLAWGLWADATGMTGELDEADLARMQRTGVGALPAELGLELFDTSLASDAALLVPVRLDLAALRIQARDGMLPALLRGLVRAPARRAESVGGSLTQRLAGLTEADREQVVLELVQAQVAAVRGNASGAEVPPDRAFKELGFDSLAAVELRNRLTRITGLRLPATLVFDHPTPAEVAQLLLKEVGGGTTEEAGSPFDEELKGLEALLITAASDERVLADIEPRLRYLSNRMRAVLGGHDSQAHDTDTGTDDELDVASDDEIFDLIDKELGSA; this is encoded by the coding sequence GTGGATCTCAGCGCGACCAAGGCCCGGCTGCGCGAGTACGAGGACCGAGCGAGCGAGCCGTTGGCGATCGTCGGTATGAGCTGCCGATATCCGGGAGGGGTGACCTCGCCGGACGACTTGTGGGCGATGGTGACCGAGGGGCGCATCGGCACATCGGAGTTCCCCGCCGACCGCGGTTGGGACCTGGACCGGCTCTACAACCCCGATCCGGACAACCCCGGCACCGCCTACACCCGTGAGGGCGGGTTCGTGGAGGGCGCCGGTGAGTTCGACGCGGAGTTCTTCGGACTGAGCCCGCGCGAGGCGATGGCGATGGACCCGCAGCAGCGGCTGCTGCTGGAGGCCGCGTGGGAGGCGTTCGAGGACGCGGGTATCGACCCGACGTCCCTGCGCGGCAGCGACACGGGTGTCTTCTGCGGCGTGATGTACCAGGACTACGGGTTCGTCGCAGGGACGAGCGCCCGGCGGTCCGAGATCGAGGGATACCTGACGATCTCCTCGGCCGGCAGTGTCGCGTCCGGCCGGATCTCGTACACGTTCGGGTTCGAGGGACCGGCCGTGACGGTCGACACCGCGTGCTCGTCCTCACTCGTCGCGATGGACGTCGCGGCCAAGGCTCTGCGCTCGGGTGAGTGCTCGATGGCACTGGTCGGCGGCGTCACCGTGCTCGCCCGGCCGAACGTCTTCATCGAGTTCAGCCGCCAGCGCGGGATCTCGCCGGACGGGCGGTGCCGGTCGTATGCGGCCGCCGCCAACGGCACGGGTTGGGCCGAGGGCGTGGGACTGGTCCTGCTGGAGCGGCTGTCGGAGGCGCGTCGCAAGGGTCATCGTGTGCTGGCGGTGCTGCGTGGCAGTGCGGTGAATCAGGACGGTGCGAGCAACGGTCTGACCGCGCCGAACGGTCCCTCGCAGGAACGGGTGATCCGCCAGGCGCTCGCCAATGCGGGTCTGCGGCCGTCCGAGGTGGACGCGGTCGAGGGCCACGGCACCGGCACGAAGCTGGGTGACCCGATCGAGGCGCAGGCGCTGCTGGCGACCTACGGCCGTGAGCGGGACGGGAGCGGCGCGCTGATGCTGGGGTCCGTCAAGTCGAACATCGGTCACACCCAGGCCGCCGCGGGTGTGGCCGGTGTGATCAAGATGGTCATGGCGATGCGCCACGGCGTGCTGCCGGCCACGCTGCACGTGGACGAGCCGTCGCCGCACGTGGACTGGGCCTCGGGCGAGGTCGAGCTGCTGACCGAGGCCCGGGAATGGCCCGCCTCGGAGCAGCGTCCCCGCCGTGCGGGGGTCTCCTCCTTCGGCGTGAGCGGCACCAACGCGCACGTGATCCTGGAGGAGGCGCCCGCCGAGGAGAGCGTCGACGCCCCGGTCGAGGCCACCGAGTCGCCCGTGGTGCCGGTACTGGTGTCGGCGCGCAGTGAGGCGGCGTTGCGGGAGCAGGCCGACCGTCTGCGGGCGTATCTGATCGCCGAGCCGGAGGTGTCAGTCGCGGACACGGCGTTCTCGTCGGTGACGACGCGGGCGCAGCTCGAGCACCGTGCCGTGGTGGTCGCCACGGACCGGGGTGCGCTGCTGAGCGGTCTGAGTGCGCTGTCGTCGGCGGAGCCGGCCGGGCATGTGGTCGAGGGCCGTGCGGTCGGTGGCAAGCCGGTGTTCGTGTTCCCGGGTCAGGGGGCGCAGTGGGCCGGTATGGCGGTGGAACTCCTCGATTCCTCTTCGGCGTTCGCCGAGCAGATGGCGGCGTGTGACGAGGCGCTGTCCGCGTTTGTGGACTGGCGTGTGGTGGATGTGCTGCGTGAGGTGGAGGGTGCGCCGTCGCTGGAGCGGGTGGATGTGGTCCAGCCGGTGTTGTGGGCGGTGATGGTTTCGCTGGCGGGTCTGTGGCGGGCCCATGGGGTGGAGCCGTCGGCGGTGGTGGGGCACTCGCAGGGCGAGATCGCCGCCGCGTGTGTGGCGGGCGGGTTGTCGTTGGAGGACGGTGCGCGGGTGGTGGCGTTGCGCAGCCGTCTGGTGCGTGAGCGTCTGGCCGGCCTGGGCGGCATGGTGTCGGTGGCGCTGCCGGTGGAGCGGGTCGAGGAGCTGCTCCTCCCGTTCGAGGGCCGGGTGTCGGTGGCGGCGGTGAACGGCCCGGCGGCGGTGGTGATCGCGGGCGAGCCGGGTGCGCTGGACGAGATCGTCGCCGGCTGTGAGCGCGAGAGTATCCGGGCGCGTCGGGTGGCGGTGGACTACGCCTCCCACTCGGTGCAGGTGGAGACCATCGAGGCGGAACTGCTGAAGGTCCTGGCGCCCCTGACGCCGGTGTCGGGACGCGTGCCCTTCTACTCCACGGCCATGGGCGGGTTTGTCGACACCGCGACGTTGGATGGCTCGTACTGGTACGGGAATCTGCGCGGCCGGGTCGGTTTCGAGCCTGCCGTGCGGGCTCTGGCGGACAACGGGACGGGGTGTTTCCTGGAGATGTCGCCGCATCCGGTGCTGGCGATGGCGGTCGAGGAGACCCTGACCGCACACGGCGTCCAGGACCGTGTCGGCGTGGTGGGTTCCCTGCGGCGTGGTGAGGGTGGTCTGCGCAGGTTCCTGCTGTCCCTGTCCGAAGCCCACACCGCCGGCATCCAGGTCGACTGGACCGTCCTGTTCGACGGCAGCGGCGCCAAACGCGTGGAGCTCCCCACATACGCCTTCCAGCGCGAACGCTACTGGCTGACCAGCACCGTGGGCGCGGGTGACGCTGCTGCGGCCGGCCTGGTCCGGGTGGACCATCCGGTGCTGGGCGCCGCGGTGCAGATCGGCGACCGTGACGAATGGGTGTTCACCGGACGGATCTCGCAGGACACCCAGCCCTGGACCCGCGACCACATGGTCTTCGGGATGGTCCTGGTGCCCGGTGCCGCACTGGTGAAGATGGCGATCGCCGCCGGCCGCCAGGTGGGCTGCCCCGTCCTTGGTGAACTGGTGCTGGAAGCACCGCTGGTCCTGTCCGAGGACGCGGCGCTCCACGTTCAGGTCACCGTGGCAGGTGCCGCACAGGACGGCCGCCGCGAGGTGGCGATCTACTCCCGCCCCGAGGGCATGACCGAAGAAGAGCTGAGAGAAGCGACCTGCCACGGGCGCGGCTGGCTGACCCCCCAGGCCGATCCGACCGTACCGTTCCCGGCCCAATGGCCGCCTGCCGGTGCCCACCCCGTCGCCGTCGACACCCTGTACCCACGGCTGGCAGACATCGGCCTCGACTACGGGCCCCTGTTCCAGGGCGTGCGCGCCGCATGGCGGGCCGGTGACGACGTCTACACCGAGATCGCACTCCCGGACGACACCGACAGCGCCGGCTTCGGCTGTCACCCGGCACTGTTCGACGCCGCGCTGCACGGTGGCATGCTGTCCAAAGAGGCCGGATCGTCGGTGGATCTCCCGTTCTCGTGGTCCGGCGTGCGGCTCGGTGAGGTCGGTGTGACCCGGGCACGCGTGCGGATCGCCCCGGCCGGCAACTCCGCCCTGCGGATCGACGTGGTCGCCGAGTCCGGGGCAACGGTCCTGGCCGTCGACGCCCTCGGACTCCGTCCGCTGGATCCTGTGCAACTCGACCGTGCACAGGGCACGAAGAACTCACTGTTCCAGGTGGACTGGGCTGAGATCCAGGCCGCGCCTGCCGCGTCGGCTCGGGTTGAGGTGCTCGGTGAGGAGTTCGCCGATCTGCAGGCGTTGGAGCTGGCGCTCGCCGAGGGTGCCCGGGCGCCTGAGGTGGTCGTCGCCCTGATGGGGGCGCACACCGGTGAGGTGGCCGAGTCGGTGCGGGCGGCCGCGGCCGAGGCGCTGGCGCTGGTGCAGCGGTGGCTGGCCAGTGAGTGGCTGGGGGAGGCGCGGCTGATCGTGGCCACCCGTAACGGCATCGGTGTCGGTGACGAGGTGCCGGATGTGGCCCACGCTCCGGTGTGGGGTCTGGTGCGCAGTGCGCAGTCGGAGCATCCGGGCCGGTTCCTGCTCGTGGACCTGGACGACAACGAGGTTCCGGAGTGGGGTTCGCTCCTCGGTCTCGACGAGCCGCAGTTGGCGGTGCGTGGTGGACGGTTGTTGGCGCCGCGGTTGGGTCGTGCGGGTGCGTCGTTGCCGGCGGGTGAGGCGTGGCGGTTGGCGGTGGGCCGGGCGGGTTCGCTGGAGGATCTGGCGCTGGTGCCGTCCGAGGGCGGGCGTGCGCTGGGTGTTGGCGAGGTCCGGGTGGGTGTCCGTGCGGCGGGCGTCAACTTCCGTGACGTGCTGATCGCGTTGGGGATGTATCCGGGCGAGGCGCCGCTGGGCAGTGAGGCTGCCGGTGTGGTGCTGGAGGTCGGCGCAGGGGTCACGGATCTGAAGCCGGGCGACCGGGTGTTCGGCCTGATCACAGACGCATTCGGTCCGGTGGCGGTGGCGGACCGGCGGACGATCGTACCGATGCCGTCCTGCCTGACATTCGCACAGGCCGCGGCCGTGCCAGTGGTGTACCTGACCGCGTACTACGGCCTGGTCGACCTCGCCGGTCTGCACTCCGGTGAACGACTGCTGGTACACGCCGCGGCCGGCGGTGTCGGTATGGCCGCCGTCCAGCTGGCCCGTCACTTCGGTGCGGACGTGTTCGCGACCGCGAGCGCCCACAAGTGGCACGCGGTACGGGAGCTGGGCGTCGCGGACGAGCGCATCACCTCGTCACGCGACCTCGCATTCCGCGAGGCATACCTAGAGCTGACCGGCGGCCAGGGCGTGGACATCGTCCTCAACGCCCTGGCGGGCGAGTTCGTCGACGCCACACTCGACCTGCTGCCCCGCGGTGGCCGGTTCATCGAGATGGGCAAGACCGACATCCGCGACCCCGAGGTCATCGCCGGCGCGCACCCCGGCGTGCGGTACCGCTCCTACGACCTCCTCGAAGCAGGCCCGGCGCGGATCCAGGAGATGCTGACCGAGATCACCGCCCTGTTCGAGCAGGGCGTGCTCACGCCCTCACCGATCCGGACATGGGACGTGCGCCGAGGCCGCGAGGCGCTCCGGTTCCTGCGCGAGGGCCACAACATCGGCAAGGTCGTCCTGACAGTCCCGCAGTCCCTGGACCCGGACGGCACGGTGCTGATCACCGGTGGCACCAGCGGACTCGGTGCACTGTTCGCCAAGCACCTGGCCGAGCACCACGGGGCGCAGCAACTGCTGCTGGTCAGCCGTCGCGGCGCGGCCGCCGACGGTGTCGCGGAACTCGTCGCCGAGCTGGCGGCGGCCGGCGCCACGGTGCGGGTCGAAGCGTGCGACGTGTCCGACCGGAACCAACTCGCCGGACTGCTCGCGTCGCTGGAGCAGCCGCTCACGGCGGTCGTACACGCCGCAGGCGTACTGGACGACGGCGTGATCGAGGCGATGACCGCCGAGCAGATCGAGCGGGTGATGCGCCCGAAGATCAACGCGGCGTGGAACCTGCACGAACTCACCGCGGACCTGGAGCTGTCGGCATTCGTGCTGTTCTCCTCCGCCGCGGCGCAGCTGGGAAACCCGGGGCAGGCGAACTACGCGGCGGCCAACGCCGCTCTGGACGCGCTCGCAGCCAAACGCCGCTCCCAGGGCCTGCCCGCCACCTCGCTGGCCTGGGGCCTGTGGGCCGACGCCACCGGCATGACCGGCGAACTGGACGAGGCAGATCTCGCACGCATGCAGCGAACCGGAGTCGGCGCGCTCCCCGCCGAGCTCGGACTTGAGCTCTTCGACACCTCCCTCGCATCGGATGCAGCGCTGCTGGTCCCGGTGCGTCTTGACCTGGCTGCACTGCGCATCCAGGCGAGGGACGGGATGCTGCCCGCCCTGCTGCGCGGACTGGTCCGCGCGCCCGCCCGGCGCGCCGAGTCGGTCGGCGGATCACTCACCCAGCGGCTTGCCGGCCTCACGGAGGCCGACCGCGAGCAGGTCGTGCTCGAACTGGTGCAGGCACAAGTGGCGGCGGTCCGCGGCAACGCGTCGGGCGCCGAGGTCCCCCCGGACCGGGCGTTCAAGGAGCTCGGCTTCGACTCGCTGGCCGCGGTCGAGCTGCGCAACCGGCTCACACGGATCACCGGGCTGCGACTGCCCGCCACCCTCGTGTTCGACCACCCGACCCCGGCGGAGGTCGCCCAACTGCTCCTCAAGGAGGTCGGCGGCGGCACCACCGAGGAAGCCGGATCGCCGTTCGACGAGGAGCTCAAGGGACTCGAGGCGCTGCTGATCACGGCGGCGAGCGACGAGCGCGTCCTCGCCGACATCGAGCCGCGCCTGCGCTACCTGAGCAACCGGATGCGTGCCGTCCTGGGCGGCCACGACAGCCAGGCGCACGACACGGACACCGGGACGGACGACGAGCTCGATGTGGCGTCCGACGACGAGATATTCGATCTGATCGACAAGGAGCTCGGGTCGGCATGA